The DNA segment GCGTCGATTTCCTCGCCGATCTGGCGGCCGTGCTGCAGCAGGCGCAAACCGAACTCGGTCAGATGTAACTGGCGGGTGGTACGCTGCAATAGCCGCTCACCCAATTGTTTTTCCAGATGGCTGATACGCCGCGACAGGGTCGATTTCGGCAAGCCCAGCAATTCGCCGGCCTTGGAAAAACTGCCGGCATCGGCAATTTTGGCGAACAGCCACAGATCGTTGGCTTCGATGCTCATCAATTGTTCCTCCTGTGGAACAATGTTATCCATTTTTCGGTCTTCTGCCCATTATCGCCGCAGCGTATAGTCATCCCGACTTCAACATTTTGGGAGACCGACATGAACATCCTGCAAATCAATTCCAGCATTCAAGCCGAAAATGCCTATTCCAGCCGGTTGGCCGACAGTTTGTCCGCCGAACTGCGCCGGCAATTTCCGCAGGCGCAATTGGTGGTACGCGATTTGGCAAAAACGCCGCATCCCTGGCTGGACCAGGCCGCGTTGATTGCATTCAACACCCCGGCCGAGCAGCGTACCTCCGAGCAGGCGCAGCGGGTGGCCTTGGACGATACCTTGATCGAAGAGATTCAAAGAGCCGATCGGATCGTGATTGCCGCACCGATGTACAACTTCGGCATACCGGTGCAATTGAAAGCCTGGATCGATGCGATAGCCAAGGCCAGAGTCACGTTTCGCTACACCGAACAAGGCGTGGAGGGTTTGTTAAAGGGTAAAAAGGTGTACGTGATCCAAACCGCCGGCGGTATCCATCGCGGTACCGCAGCCGACAGCCAAAGCGCATACTTGCGCACGGTATTGGGATTTTTGGGCATGACCGACGTCGAGTTCGTTTACGCCGAAGGCCTGGCGCTGGGCCAGGATGCGGAACAAACTGCGCTTAGGTCCGCTGAAGATCGAATCGTGGCTTTGGCCGCTTAAATTTCCAGCGAGAGGGGATTAGTCATGACTACACAAATCGAACAAAGCCAGACCGTGTTGCAGTCGCGGCATATCGAACGGCTGGTGGAGGGCAGGGCGACCTCCGACGG comes from the Methylomonas sp. EFPC3 genome and includes:
- a CDS encoding NAD(P)H-dependent oxidoreductase, which encodes MNILQINSSIQAENAYSSRLADSLSAELRRQFPQAQLVVRDLAKTPHPWLDQAALIAFNTPAEQRTSEQAQRVALDDTLIEEIQRADRIVIAAPMYNFGIPVQLKAWIDAIAKARVTFRYTEQGVEGLLKGKKVYVIQTAGGIHRGTAADSQSAYLRTVLGFLGMTDVEFVYAEGLALGQDAEQTALRSAEDRIVALAA